The proteins below come from a single Vibrio natriegens NBRC 15636 = ATCC 14048 = DSM 759 genomic window:
- a CDS encoding bifunctional 5-dehydro-2-deoxygluconokinase/5-dehydro-2-deoxyphosphogluconate aldolase: MKTEKKLDLICMGRIAVDLYGQQVGSRLEDMGTFAKYLGGSSGNVAYGTAVQGLKSSMLARVGDEHMGRFLREELEKVGCDTSHLITDKERLTGLVILGIKDEDTFPLIFYRENCADMAISKEDFTEEYIASARCLAITGTHLSNPKTRDAVLTALEYARRNGVKTALDIDYRPVLWGLTSLGDGETRFIASDKVTEELQDVLGLFDVIVGTEEEFHICGGSTDTVEALKAVRKVSGAELVCKRGALGCSVYTDSIPETLDEGITVHGVRVDVLNVLGAGDAFMSGLLRGYLNGEGWEKACTYANACGALVVSRHGCAPAMPTKVELDNYLTRANDVKRPDLDPQLNHLHRVTTRKTGAWDELCILAFDHRSQLVDMAKEVGADVGKIPALKKLILEASRQVSREAGLKGQSGLLCDSTFGQDVLNDVTGDNWWIGRPIEMPGSRPIEFEHGNIGSQLIDWPLEHVVKCLVFYSPEDDESMRTLQENKIAEAYHACLKSGHELLLEVILPEGVVKEDRLYIEAVSRFYSLGIKPDWWKLPALESDSWNTMNSLIIEQDPYCRGVVILGLDAPVEELKKGFDQTTGHDLVKGFMVGRTIFGEPSKEWLSGNINDQAFINKIKSNYLEIIHLWKNRG; this comes from the coding sequence GTGAAAACTGAAAAGAAATTAGACCTGATTTGTATGGGACGAATCGCTGTTGACCTTTACGGCCAACAAGTCGGCTCTCGCTTAGAAGATATGGGCACGTTCGCCAAGTATCTCGGTGGGTCTTCCGGTAACGTTGCTTATGGAACTGCCGTTCAAGGCCTTAAATCTTCAATGCTTGCCCGCGTTGGCGATGAACATATGGGACGTTTCTTACGTGAAGAACTGGAAAAAGTGGGTTGCGACACCAGCCACCTTATTACCGATAAAGAACGTCTTACTGGCCTAGTCATTTTAGGCATCAAAGACGAAGACACATTTCCACTGATCTTTTACCGTGAAAACTGCGCTGACATGGCAATCAGCAAAGAGGACTTTACAGAAGAGTACATCGCATCAGCGCGCTGTCTCGCTATCACTGGTACGCACTTATCAAACCCAAAAACGCGCGACGCTGTTTTAACTGCCCTTGAATATGCCCGCCGTAACGGAGTTAAAACCGCGCTTGATATTGATTATCGTCCTGTGCTGTGGGGCCTAACTTCACTGGGCGACGGCGAAACCCGTTTTATCGCATCAGATAAAGTGACCGAAGAACTGCAAGACGTTTTGGGGTTATTCGATGTAATTGTCGGAACAGAAGAAGAGTTCCATATTTGTGGCGGCTCCACAGATACCGTTGAAGCACTCAAAGCCGTACGTAAGGTTTCTGGCGCAGAATTGGTTTGTAAACGCGGTGCTCTTGGTTGTTCTGTCTACACGGATTCAATCCCAGAAACTCTGGATGAAGGCATTACTGTACACGGTGTGCGTGTGGATGTGTTGAACGTGCTTGGCGCTGGTGACGCATTCATGTCTGGTCTTCTTCGCGGCTACCTCAACGGTGAAGGATGGGAAAAAGCGTGCACTTATGCCAACGCTTGTGGCGCACTGGTGGTATCTCGTCATGGCTGTGCTCCCGCAATGCCAACCAAAGTCGAGTTAGACAACTATTTAACTCGCGCTAACGATGTTAAGCGCCCTGATTTAGATCCTCAGCTTAACCACTTGCACCGAGTAACGACACGTAAAACAGGGGCATGGGACGAATTATGTATATTAGCGTTCGATCATCGCAGCCAATTGGTCGATATGGCGAAAGAAGTCGGTGCAGATGTTGGAAAAATTCCAGCGCTGAAAAAGCTCATTCTCGAAGCGAGTCGTCAGGTAAGTAGAGAAGCCGGTTTAAAAGGTCAATCAGGACTCCTTTGTGATAGCACCTTCGGTCAGGATGTGCTTAATGACGTAACGGGTGACAATTGGTGGATCGGTCGTCCAATCGAAATGCCTGGCTCTCGCCCTATAGAGTTCGAACACGGCAACATTGGATCGCAACTGATCGACTGGCCTTTAGAGCATGTGGTGAAATGCCTGGTGTTCTACAGCCCGGAAGACGATGAAAGCATGCGCACTCTGCAAGAGAATAAAATAGCGGAAGCGTACCACGCCTGTCTTAAGTCTGGGCATGAACTGCTACTCGAAGTCATCCTGCCTGAGGGTGTAGTGAAAGAAGATCGCTTATACATTGAAGCTGTAAGCCGCTTCTACTCTTTGGGCATTAAGCCAGATTGGTGGAAATTACCAGCGCTTGAAAGCGATTCATGGAACACGATGAACAGCTTAATCATCGAACAAGATCCATATTGTCGTGGTGTTGTGATTCTCGGTCTGGATGCGCCTGTAGAAGAGCTTAAAAAAGGCTTTGACCAAACAACTGGCCACGACTTAGTTAAAGGTTTTATGGTTGGCCGAACTATATTTGGCGAGCCATCTAAAGAATGGTTGTCTGGGAATATTAATGACCAAGCGTTTATAAACAAAATAAAATCAAATTACCTAGAAATAATCCACCTTTGGAAGAATAGAGGATAA
- the adhE gene encoding bifunctional acetaldehyde-CoA/alcohol dehydrogenase yields the protein MPVTNIKELDALVTRVKKAQEEFSTYSQEQVDKIFRAASLAANQARIPLAQQAVEESGMGIVEDKVIKNHFASEFIYNKYKDEQTCGILEEDDNLGTMTIAEPVGIICGIVPTTNPTSTAIFKSLISLKTRNGIIFSPHPRAKNSTNDAAKLVLDAAVAAGAPKDIIGWIDQPSVELSNALMKHDDIALILATGGPGMVKAAYSSGKPAIGVGAGNVPVVIDETADIKRAVASILMSKTFDNGVVCASEQAAIVVDEVYDEVKERFATHKAYVLSKAEAEKVRKVLLIDGALNAKIVGQPAAAIAEMAGVKVPADTKVLVGEGLGKVSYDDAFAHEKLSPTLGLFRADNFEDAVAQAVTMVEIGGIGHTSGLYTNQDVNADRIRYFGDKMKTARILINIPTTHGGIGDLYNFNVAPSLTLGCGSWGGNSISENVGPKHLINKKTVAKRAENMLWHKLPKSIYFRRGSLPIALGDLEGKKRAFLVTDRFLFNNGYADDVVKLLKAQGMEVQTFFDVEADPTLSVVEKGAAQMASYQPDVILALGGGSPMDAAKIMWVMYEHPETHFEELAMRFMDIRKRIYKFPKMGQKAELVCITTTSGTGSEVTPFAVVTDDKTGAKYPLADYELTPNMAIVDANLVMNMPKSLTAFGGYDAVTHALEAYVSVLANEYSDGQALQALKMLKEYLPSSYANGANDPIAREKVHNAATIAGVAFANAFLGVCHSMAHKLGAEFHVPHGLANALLISNVVRYNANDNPTKQTAFSQYDRPQARRRYAEVADHLGLSQAGDRTAQKIERLLAWMDELKANLDIPMSIQAAGINEADFLNKVEQLAIEAFDDQCTGANPRYPLIGELRDILKDSFYGRAYTESETENGVTDKEAEKKPAKRNVKATSKAALA from the coding sequence ATGCCAGTCACTAATATTAAAGAACTAGATGCCCTCGTCACTCGCGTTAAGAAAGCGCAAGAAGAGTTCTCTACTTACTCTCAAGAGCAAGTAGACAAAATCTTCCGTGCCGCTTCTCTTGCAGCTAACCAAGCTCGTATCCCTCTAGCGCAGCAAGCGGTTGAAGAATCTGGTATGGGTATTGTTGAAGATAAAGTAATCAAGAACCACTTCGCTTCTGAGTTTATCTACAACAAATACAAAGACGAACAGACTTGTGGCATCCTGGAAGAGGATGACAACCTGGGTACGATGACTATCGCTGAGCCTGTAGGCATCATCTGCGGTATCGTACCAACCACTAACCCAACTTCGACTGCGATCTTCAAATCTCTTATCTCTCTGAAGACTCGTAACGGTATCATCTTCTCACCACACCCACGTGCGAAAAACTCTACTAACGATGCAGCGAAACTTGTTCTGGATGCAGCAGTAGCAGCGGGTGCACCAAAAGACATCATCGGTTGGATTGACCAACCTTCAGTTGAGCTTTCAAACGCTCTAATGAAACACGATGACATCGCACTTATCCTTGCAACTGGTGGTCCAGGCATGGTTAAAGCAGCATACTCTTCTGGTAAGCCAGCAATCGGTGTAGGTGCAGGTAACGTTCCAGTTGTTATCGATGAAACTGCTGACATCAAACGTGCAGTGGCTTCTATCCTAATGTCTAAAACATTCGATAACGGCGTAGTGTGTGCTTCTGAGCAGGCTGCAATCGTGGTTGACGAAGTATACGACGAAGTGAAAGAGCGTTTCGCAACGCACAAAGCTTACGTACTAAGCAAAGCAGAAGCAGAGAAAGTTCGTAAAGTTCTGCTTATCGACGGCGCACTAAACGCGAAAATCGTTGGTCAACCAGCGGCAGCAATCGCTGAAATGGCTGGCGTTAAAGTGCCTGCGGACACTAAAGTGCTTGTTGGTGAAGGTCTAGGTAAAGTATCTTACGACGACGCATTCGCTCACGAAAAACTGTCTCCGACACTAGGTCTGTTCCGTGCTGACAACTTCGAAGACGCCGTGGCTCAAGCGGTAACAATGGTTGAAATCGGCGGTATCGGCCACACTTCTGGTCTGTACACTAACCAAGACGTTAACGCAGACCGTATCCGTTACTTCGGTGACAAGATGAAGACGGCTCGTATCCTAATCAACATCCCGACTACTCACGGTGGTATCGGTGACTTGTACAACTTCAACGTTGCTCCTTCTCTAACGCTAGGTTGTGGTTCATGGGGTGGTAACTCTATCTCTGAGAACGTAGGTCCTAAACACCTAATCAACAAGAAAACTGTTGCGAAGCGAGCTGAAAACATGTTGTGGCATAAACTACCTAAGTCAATCTACTTCCGTCGCGGTAGCCTTCCAATCGCACTTGGCGACCTAGAAGGTAAGAAACGCGCATTCCTGGTAACTGACCGTTTCCTATTCAACAACGGTTACGCAGATGACGTAGTGAAACTACTGAAAGCACAAGGCATGGAAGTTCAAACGTTCTTCGACGTTGAAGCTGACCCAACGCTATCTGTAGTAGAAAAAGGTGCCGCTCAAATGGCGAGCTACCAACCAGACGTGATCCTAGCTCTAGGCGGTGGTTCACCAATGGATGCTGCGAAAATCATGTGGGTAATGTACGAGCACCCAGAAACGCACTTCGAAGAGCTTGCAATGCGCTTTATGGACATCCGTAAACGTATCTACAAGTTCCCTAAAATGGGTCAAAAAGCTGAGCTTGTTTGTATCACAACTACTTCAGGTACGGGTTCAGAAGTTACTCCATTTGCGGTTGTTACTGACGACAAGACTGGCGCTAAATACCCACTAGCGGACTACGAGCTAACTCCTAACATGGCTATCGTTGATGCGAACCTTGTTATGAACATGCCTAAGTCGCTAACCGCATTCGGTGGTTACGATGCAGTAACTCACGCTCTGGAAGCTTACGTATCTGTTCTAGCGAACGAATACTCAGATGGCCAAGCTCTTCAAGCACTTAAGATGCTAAAAGAGTACCTACCATCTAGCTACGCGAACGGTGCAAACGACCCAATCGCTCGTGAGAAAGTACACAACGCAGCAACTATCGCTGGTGTGGCGTTTGCGAACGCATTCCTAGGTGTTTGTCACTCAATGGCGCACAAATTAGGTGCTGAGTTCCACGTACCACACGGTTTGGCTAACGCACTGCTTATCTCTAACGTTGTACGTTACAACGCGAACGATAACCCAACTAAGCAAACTGCGTTCTCTCAATACGACCGTCCACAAGCACGTCGTCGTTACGCTGAAGTTGCAGACCACCTAGGCCTAAGCCAAGCAGGTGACCGCACTGCTCAGAAGATTGAACGTCTACTAGCATGGATGGATGAGCTAAAAGCTAACCTAGACATCCCAATGTCTATTCAGGCGGCTGGGATTAATGAAGCCGACTTCCTGAATAAGGTCGAACAGCTAGCGATAGAGGCGTTTGATGACCAATGTACTGGTGCCAACCCTCGCTACCCACTCATTGGTGAGTTAAGAGACATTCTCAAAGACTCTTTCTACGGACGCGCTTATACCGAGTCAGAGACAGAAAACGGCGTGACCGATAAAGAGGCCGAAAAGAAACCCGCAAAGCGTAACGTAAAAGCAACCAGCAAAGCTGCGTTGGCATAA